A single window of Asticcacaulis sp. MM231 DNA harbors:
- a CDS encoding TonB-dependent siderophore receptor, whose product MKLQTKYVAASVSAAAMLTGAGWAGLAMADEEAGAGATTTVVVTGSRKAAASIKGMDIEPLRLPQNVRVMDEQLISDAGFTKLGELYDLAGGMSRQNSFGGAWDAYAIRGFSGDINQGPDLLINRFSANRGFNARRDVATIERFEVLKGPASALSGKGEPGGSINIVTKAPLNLQHFGFDVSAGSFDTYRGSVDTGTPIGSQIKTRLIAVAERSDGFRDFTDSDRVLVAPSIAYEPRDGLRFLYQAEFNRVNFVHDRGLVAVGGDALALPVTRFLGEPNDGHIHQTSWQHQVSGTYDLSEGVSLEAGLAYRDGSLVGQSTHNRLLQSDGILRRQLRVHDYNWDDLSGRLELSILKSAFGTEHQMRIGADGFGYNQYRQFWRFNPTAANPYGINIYNPVYGQTKPVAPLNTDNHEDLTGSGLFVQDLISIGDQWTVLLGLRYDTVDQTVTNRINNTAISQSVSKTSPRAAITYKPSETWSLYASYGQSFRYNQGSDRFNKPFAPEEGEAFEAGAKFSLMKKKLTGTVSVFDITKDNILATDPADSAYQVALGEARSKGIEIETTYSLNRATYVTGVYTYVDAKVTRDTTAALVGGPLSNIPKHSGAIFVSYAPARKAVGSFNYTGGFVFVGDRPGDPNNSGFVLPSYVTARASIGWQATEKVELRLEGDNLFDKAYVDNSYDSVWVTPGTPRSVTLRLRYGM is encoded by the coding sequence ATGAAATTACAAACGAAATATGTTGCGGCTTCGGTTTCTGCGGCGGCCATGCTTACAGGTGCCGGATGGGCAGGGCTTGCGATGGCCGACGAAGAGGCCGGCGCAGGCGCGACAACGACGGTTGTGGTCACCGGATCGCGCAAAGCCGCCGCGAGCATCAAGGGCATGGATATCGAACCATTGCGTCTGCCGCAAAATGTGCGGGTGATGGATGAGCAACTGATCAGCGACGCCGGTTTCACCAAGCTGGGTGAGCTTTATGATCTGGCCGGCGGCATGTCGCGTCAGAACAGCTTTGGCGGGGCCTGGGATGCCTATGCCATCCGCGGCTTTTCCGGCGACATCAATCAGGGGCCTGACCTGCTGATTAACCGCTTCAGCGCCAATCGTGGTTTTAACGCCAGACGCGACGTGGCGACCATCGAGCGCTTTGAAGTCCTAAAAGGCCCAGCCTCAGCCTTGTCCGGTAAGGGCGAGCCCGGCGGTTCAATCAATATCGTTACCAAGGCGCCGCTCAATCTACAACATTTCGGCTTCGATGTCTCGGCGGGCAGTTTCGACACCTATCGCGGCTCGGTCGATACCGGCACGCCTATTGGCTCACAGATCAAGACGCGGCTGATCGCCGTCGCCGAACGCTCTGACGGATTTCGTGATTTCACCGATTCTGACCGCGTCCTGGTGGCGCCCTCGATTGCCTACGAACCGCGTGACGGACTGCGCTTTCTCTATCAGGCCGAATTCAACCGGGTGAACTTTGTCCATGATCGCGGCCTTGTGGCGGTGGGTGGTGATGCTCTGGCATTGCCCGTAACGCGCTTTTTGGGCGAACCGAATGACGGCCATATCCATCAGACAAGTTGGCAACACCAGGTGTCCGGTACCTATGATCTATCCGAAGGGGTCTCGCTTGAGGCGGGTTTGGCTTATCGCGATGGCTCATTGGTGGGGCAGTCGACGCATAACCGCCTCCTGCAATCGGACGGAATCCTTCGCCGTCAGTTGCGCGTGCATGATTACAACTGGGATGATCTGAGTGGCCGTCTGGAACTCAGTATCCTGAAATCAGCCTTCGGGACCGAACACCAGATGCGTATCGGTGCAGATGGCTTCGGTTACAACCAGTACCGTCAGTTCTGGCGCTTTAACCCGACGGCAGCCAATCCTTACGGCATCAACATCTACAATCCGGTCTATGGGCAGACGAAGCCGGTTGCCCCGCTCAATACCGATAACCACGAGGACCTGACCGGGTCTGGCCTGTTTGTGCAGGATCTGATCAGCATTGGCGATCAATGGACTGTGCTTCTTGGCCTTCGCTACGACACTGTTGACCAGACCGTCACCAACCGTATCAATAACACTGCGATCTCACAGTCGGTGTCGAAGACCTCACCGCGCGCGGCGATTACCTATAAGCCTTCAGAGACCTGGTCACTCTACGCCAGCTACGGGCAGTCATTCCGTTACAATCAAGGGTCGGATCGCTTTAACAAGCCGTTTGCCCCTGAAGAAGGCGAGGCCTTTGAGGCCGGGGCAAAATTCAGCCTTATGAAGAAAAAGCTGACAGGAACTGTGTCGGTGTTCGACATCACAAAAGACAATATCCTCGCCACGGATCCGGCGGATTCGGCCTATCAGGTCGCCCTCGGTGAGGCGCGCTCAAAAGGCATTGAGATTGAAACGACCTATAGCCTGAACCGGGCAACCTACGTGACCGGCGTCTATACCTATGTCGATGCTAAGGTGACGCGCGATACGACGGCAGCGCTCGTTGGTGGCCCTTTGAGCAATATCCCCAAACACAGTGGCGCGATCTTCGTAAGTTATGCCCCGGCGCGTAAGGCCGTAGGATCATTCAACTATACCGGCGGATTCGTGTTTGTCGGAGATCGTCCAGGCGATCCGAACAATAGCGGGTTCGTACTTCCGTCCTACGTCACCGCCCGCGCCAGCATCGGCTGGCAGGCTACTGAGAAGGTGGAATTGCGGCTTGAAGGCGATAACCTGTTCGATAAAGCGTATGTCGATAACAGCTATGACAGCGTCTGGGTTACGCCAGGAACGCCAAGATCAGTAACGTTGCGCTTGCGGTATGGAATGTAG
- a CDS encoding ABC transporter ATP-binding protein → MTEITQSAGLEALTLKGVCAGYGGKAVLNGLSLGVSAGEIYALLGGNGAGKSTTLKVLLGFLKPQSGDVVVAGEDIIADPAKARSRIAYVPENVALYEHLNARENLAYLLTLAGVDPERGRIEEALDAVGLDPAARKKHLSGYSKGMRQKVAIALAVARDVPVLLLDEPTSGLDPLAISEFHNLLDVLRGKGTAILMVTHDLLGATQVADRIGFLKLGRMITVEQKSDMTGFDINALYLAYQSVEVQAA, encoded by the coding sequence ATGACAGAAATAACACAATCGGCGGGCCTAGAGGCTCTGACATTGAAGGGTGTTTGCGCAGGATATGGCGGCAAGGCGGTTCTGAATGGGTTGAGTCTCGGGGTGAGTGCCGGAGAAATCTATGCCCTGTTGGGGGGCAATGGCGCGGGTAAATCCACGACACTAAAGGTGCTTTTAGGGTTTCTCAAGCCGCAGTCGGGCGACGTCGTTGTGGCCGGTGAAGACATCATCGCCGATCCCGCAAAAGCGCGGTCGCGCATCGCCTATGTGCCGGAAAATGTCGCCCTATATGAGCACTTAAACGCCCGTGAAAATCTCGCCTACCTTTTGACACTGGCAGGTGTCGACCCGGAACGCGGACGGATTGAAGAGGCCCTGGATGCTGTCGGGCTTGATCCGGCCGCACGCAAAAAACACTTAAGCGGCTATTCCAAGGGTATGCGGCAAAAGGTGGCGATTGCCCTGGCTGTCGCGCGCGATGTGCCTGTCCTCCTGCTGGATGAGCCCACCTCAGGACTCGATCCGCTCGCCATCTCTGAATTCCATAATCTGCTGGATGTTTTGCGTGGAAAGGGCACGGCGATATTGATGGTCACCCATGACCTCCTGGGGGCGACACAGGTCGCTGACCGCATCGGCTTTTTGAAGTTGGGCCGCATGATCACCGTGGAGCAAAAGTCTGACATGACCGGCTTCGATATCAACGCACTGTACCTGGCCTATCAATCTGTCGAGGTGCAAGCCGCATGA
- a CDS encoding histidine phosphatase family protein codes for MFVRHGESAGNADIPSYDLTRIPLTKKSQVQAKAVADDWKAKPSLIATSPYLRAQSIAGPAIERFIDVPVHMLRNEEFVYLDPSVLCGSTHAQRRSAVEDYRKRGDPNYASGVGARAFIVCCIAYERFFHWLSQLDDNALVYAFSHGQFMQAASLLIAEPEVGDIHLMRTFATLHDARPIAAVFGRQNNKLALRRANCLVVLAVGGCL; via the coding sequence ATCTTTGTCCGACACGGCGAGAGTGCCGGAAATGCCGATATACCGAGTTACGACCTGACGCGCATACCGCTAACTAAAAAGAGCCAGGTGCAAGCGAAAGCTGTAGCGGACGACTGGAAAGCCAAGCCGTCTCTGATCGCGACATCGCCCTATTTGCGTGCGCAATCAATAGCCGGTCCGGCCATCGAACGGTTTATCGACGTGCCGGTACATATGTTGAGAAACGAGGAGTTCGTGTACCTTGATCCCTCTGTTTTGTGTGGTTCAACGCACGCTCAAAGGCGGTCAGCCGTTGAGGACTACAGGAAAAGGGGCGATCCCAATTATGCCAGTGGGGTGGGGGCGAGAGCTTTCATTGTCTGCTGCATCGCATACGAGAGGTTTTTCCATTGGCTTAGCCAGTTGGATGACAACGCACTGGTCTACGCCTTTAGCCATGGCCAATTCATGCAGGCTGCAAGTTTATTGATCGCGGAACCTGAGGTAGGTGACATCCATCTCATGCGAACTTTTGCCACTCTACATGATGCCCGGCCGATTGCGGCTGTATTCGGGCGCCAAAACAATAAGCTCGCCCTCAGACGAGCCAATTGTCTGGTGGTTCTGGCGGTAGGGGGTTGCTTATGA
- a CDS encoding glycosidase codes for MSLKTAQQRLADLRAEFEALVSAPNAPHHSLLAPGNGIYQRWQHPVITAAHVPLEWRYDINPQTNPFMMERMGINATFNAGAMKWQNKYIVVVRVEGDDRKSFFAIAESANGVDNFRFWPKPVVLPQTDEPDTNVYDMRLTQHEDGWIYGLFCTERKDHALPNDLSAATAQCGIARTKDLVTWERLPDLITHSGQQRNVVLHPEFVADKSGKTRYALYTRPQDGFISVGSGGGIGWGLTDDMTQAVIDEEVIVDNKAYHTIKEIKNGQGPAPIKTPDGWLHLAHGVRNTAAGLRYVLYMFMTALDAPWKIIHAPGGHFIAPQGEERVGDVSNVTFSNGWIADADGKVFIYYASSDTRLHVATSSVAQLVDYCKNTPADPLTSAACVHQRMELIAKNEAYSAAFGTGQ; via the coding sequence ATGAGTTTGAAAACAGCGCAACAGCGACTTGCAGATTTGCGGGCTGAATTTGAGGCGCTTGTTTCAGCGCCCAATGCGCCGCATCACAGTCTGTTGGCGCCCGGTAATGGCATCTATCAGCGCTGGCAGCATCCGGTCATCACTGCCGCCCACGTGCCGCTGGAATGGCGCTATGATATCAATCCACAAACCAATCCCTTCATGATGGAGCGGATGGGCATCAACGCCACCTTCAATGCCGGCGCGATGAAATGGCAGAATAAGTATATCGTTGTGGTCCGTGTCGAGGGGGATGACCGTAAGTCGTTCTTTGCCATCGCCGAGAGCGCCAACGGCGTCGATAATTTCCGCTTCTGGCCGAAACCGGTTGTGTTGCCGCAGACCGATGAGCCGGACACCAATGTCTATGACATGCGCCTGACGCAGCATGAAGACGGCTGGATCTATGGTCTCTTCTGCACCGAGCGCAAAGACCATGCCCTACCCAACGATCTTTCCGCGGCGACGGCGCAATGCGGCATCGCCCGCACGAAAGATCTTGTCACCTGGGAGCGGCTACCTGATCTGATTACCCACTCAGGCCAGCAGCGCAATGTCGTGCTGCATCCGGAGTTTGTCGCCGATAAATCTGGAAAAACCAGGTACGCGCTCTATACCCGTCCGCAGGATGGCTTTATCTCGGTCGGTTCGGGCGGCGGCATCGGCTGGGGGCTGACCGACGACATGACGCAGGCGGTTATCGACGAGGAAGTCATCGTCGATAACAAGGCCTACCACACGATCAAGGAAATCAAGAACGGGCAGGGACCGGCGCCGATCAAAACGCCGGATGGCTGGCTGCATCTGGCGCATGGTGTGCGCAACACCGCTGCCGGCCTGCGTTACGTGCTCTACATGTTCATGACCGCGCTTGATGCGCCGTGGAAGATCATTCATGCGCCGGGCGGTCATTTTATCGCGCCGCAGGGCGAGGAACGCGTGGGCGACGTGTCGAACGTCACCTTCTCAAACGGCTGGATCGCTGACGCGGATGGCAAGGTCTTCATCTATTACGCCTCGTCGGATACGCGCCTGCATGTGGCGACATCGTCGGTGGCGCAACTGGTCGATTATTGTAAAAATACCCCCGCCGATCCGTTGACTTCGGCGGCCTGCGTGCACCAGCGTATGGAGCTGATAGCCAAAAACGAAGCCTACAGCGCAGCTTTCGGGACAGGTCAATGA
- a CDS encoding DUF3526 domain-containing protein: MNALKFEWTLLTRSKPTLIAVIILSLLSIFAVGRGLTEVGRQSAVISHLESLQKSDMADLAKAYGPEGDAGYVAYYSFFHTFDPPSNLAFAALGQRDVLPYNLRVRALGLQAQLYEGDIFNPELALPGRFDLSFVLIYLAPLFLVVLLHDLVSHEAETGRLNLLRASPKVGGGFWARRAGLRGMLIWAAVAVPFMAGAMIAQAPFIATLEVLGLMALYVAFWTGLCLVTSAFGLGSRLNTLALLSQWMVLVLIAPVVAHIAISRAVPVPQGVDIVLKQRQSVHGAWEVPKVLTMERFFQTHPEWKNTPPLGEAFEWKWYFAFHQLGDETVSSDVQAYRDSIERRQDYAQGVGFFLPSVGTQLMLERLADTDIKRYLGYQQQVADFHTALRHFYYPYIFNKVAFHETEFAKAPRFEAKPHSSGGGILGLVALLGLTALIWWAGLRLLRQRLG; the protein is encoded by the coding sequence ATGAATGCGCTTAAATTTGAATGGACATTGCTTACGCGGTCAAAGCCGACGCTGATAGCGGTCATAATCCTCAGCCTGTTGTCGATTTTCGCGGTCGGACGCGGCCTCACCGAAGTGGGCCGTCAGAGCGCGGTGATCTCTCATCTTGAGAGCCTGCAAAAAAGCGACATGGCCGATTTGGCCAAGGCCTACGGCCCCGAAGGCGATGCGGGTTATGTCGCCTACTATAGCTTCTTTCATACCTTTGATCCGCCTTCGAACCTCGCCTTTGCAGCCCTCGGGCAACGTGATGTCCTGCCCTATAATCTGAGAGTGAGGGCACTTGGCCTACAGGCTCAGCTTTACGAAGGCGATATTTTCAATCCGGAACTGGCCTTGCCGGGACGCTTTGATCTCAGCTTTGTCCTCATCTATCTGGCACCACTATTCCTGGTCGTGCTGTTGCATGATCTGGTGTCGCATGAAGCTGAAACCGGACGTCTAAATCTGTTGCGCGCCTCGCCGAAAGTTGGCGGAGGCTTCTGGGCGCGACGGGCAGGGCTCCGGGGCATGTTGATCTGGGCGGCCGTGGCGGTCCCCTTCATGGCGGGCGCGATGATCGCCCAGGCGCCCTTTATTGCAACTTTGGAGGTGCTGGGGCTCATGGCGCTCTATGTTGCGTTCTGGACGGGGCTTTGTCTGGTGACTTCAGCGTTTGGTTTAGGATCCCGACTCAATACGCTGGCTCTGCTCAGTCAGTGGATGGTTCTGGTTCTGATCGCGCCGGTCGTGGCTCACATTGCCATCAGCCGCGCTGTTCCCGTGCCTCAGGGTGTCGATATCGTGCTGAAACAACGCCAATCGGTGCATGGGGCGTGGGAAGTCCCCAAAGTTCTGACTATGGAGCGCTTTTTTCAGACCCACCCCGAATGGAAGAACACGCCACCGCTGGGTGAAGCCTTTGAGTGGAAATGGTACTTCGCCTTTCATCAACTCGGTGACGAAACCGTATCGTCCGATGTTCAGGCCTATCGAGACAGCATCGAACGGCGTCAGGATTATGCGCAAGGGGTTGGCTTTTTCCTCCCGTCAGTGGGAACTCAACTTATGTTGGAACGGCTCGCCGACACCGATATCAAACGTTATCTGGGATATCAGCAGCAGGTAGCGGACTTTCATACGGCTCTAAGGCACTTTTATTACCCCTATATCTTTAACAAGGTCGCGTTCCATGAGACTGAGTTTGCTAAGGCGCCTCGGTTCGAGGCCAAGCCCCATTCCAGTGGCGGCGGAATTCTGGGACTTGTGGCCCTGCTAGGCCTGACAGCGCTCATCTGGTGGGCGGGTCTTCGGCTATTGCGCCAAAGGCTGGGTTAG
- a CDS encoding sodium:solute symporter family protein, whose translation MNLQPIDLAIVGGYILLTIGLGFWVAKLSSGSLQSYFLAGNKLPWWVLGLSNASGMFDVAGTMWMVGLLVVYGLKSVFIPWLWPVFNQIFLMAFLAIWLRRSGKLTGAEWISFRFGEDAGARASHLINVVFALINVVGMLAFGFLGIGKLAAEFSPWQLAADPLLNDKLYGLIVVALTTVYSVKGGMYSVVMTEILQFFIKLVVCIAIAWIAVTLVTPEMIRAAVPTGWHDILFGWKLNLDWASVAQAAKPENKVVATTAISVIAVEGHSAFGIFFILMTFQGVFKAMAGPAPNYDMQRLLSAKSPTEAAKIAGFVNVVLLFPRYLMIAGMAILALCFIGPQWTHLEAAAVASGQAYTGDIDSILPWVIRNYMPTGLMGLALAGMLSAFMATYSASLNAAPAYVVNDIYKKYLRPDASEKTLVHLSYATSLTFAVLGAFIGWQLTSINDIVGWITTGLYGGYTVANVIKWYWWRLNGTGYAASMALGVAVAMWMVIYKDADGHAIDALAAFPWLFAACALVAVAGSYLTRPTDMATLKLFYKKTRPWGVWGPVLHALRTDEPNAQPNRDFWRDMFNALVGVLWQTAITASAIFLMIREMEKFWLALGLVALCSVIMKFTWWDRMRDEPEPI comes from the coding sequence ATGAACTTACAACCAATCGATCTGGCCATCGTGGGAGGCTATATTCTCCTGACGATCGGACTCGGCTTCTGGGTGGCGAAGCTATCCTCAGGCAGTTTGCAAAGCTATTTCCTCGCCGGCAACAAGCTGCCGTGGTGGGTGCTGGGGCTTTCCAATGCGTCAGGCATGTTCGATGTCGCGGGCACCATGTGGATGGTGGGGCTGCTGGTGGTCTATGGCCTGAAATCGGTGTTCATTCCCTGGCTTTGGCCGGTCTTCAACCAGATATTCCTGATGGCATTCCTGGCTATCTGGCTGCGGCGTTCGGGTAAGCTGACGGGCGCCGAATGGATCAGTTTTCGCTTTGGCGAGGATGCCGGCGCGCGCGCCTCCCATCTCATCAATGTCGTTTTTGCCCTGATCAACGTCGTGGGGATGCTGGCCTTCGGTTTCTTAGGTATCGGCAAGCTGGCGGCGGAATTCAGTCCCTGGCAACTCGCCGCTGACCCGTTGCTAAACGACAAGCTCTATGGCCTGATCGTCGTGGCCCTGACCACGGTCTATTCGGTCAAGGGCGGGATGTATTCGGTCGTCATGACCGAAATCTTGCAGTTCTTTATCAAACTGGTCGTCTGTATCGCCATCGCCTGGATCGCTGTGACGCTGGTGACGCCCGAGATGATCCGCGCCGCGGTGCCGACCGGCTGGCACGACATCCTGTTTGGTTGGAAACTCAATCTCGATTGGGCAAGTGTCGCCCAGGCGGCCAAGCCTGAGAACAAGGTGGTAGCCACAACGGCCATCTCTGTCATTGCTGTAGAAGGTCATTCGGCTTTCGGTATCTTCTTTATCCTTATGACCTTCCAGGGCGTCTTCAAAGCCATGGCCGGGCCGGCGCCGAACTACGATATGCAGCGCCTGCTTTCGGCAAAATCGCCCACCGAAGCCGCCAAGATCGCCGGCTTCGTCAATGTGGTGCTGCTTTTTCCGCGCTATCTGATGATCGCCGGTATGGCTATTCTGGCCTTGTGTTTTATCGGCCCCCAGTGGACGCATCTGGAAGCCGCAGCCGTCGCTTCCGGGCAGGCCTATACCGGCGATATCGACAGCATCTTGCCGTGGGTGATCCGCAACTATATGCCGACGGGCCTGATGGGCCTGGCCTTGGCGGGCATGCTGTCAGCCTTCATGGCTACCTATTCGGCCTCGCTCAACGCAGCCCCCGCCTATGTGGTCAACGACATCTATAAAAAGTACCTTCGTCCGGATGCGTCTGAGAAAACACTTGTGCATCTGTCTTACGCCACCTCCCTGACCTTCGCTGTGCTTGGTGCCTTCATCGGCTGGCAGCTCACCTCCATCAACGATATCGTAGGCTGGATTACCACGGGCCTCTACGGGGGCTACACGGTCGCCAATGTCATTAAGTGGTACTGGTGGCGGCTGAATGGCACGGGCTATGCGGCGAGTATGGCTCTGGGTGTCGCGGTCGCCATGTGGATGGTGATTTATAAGGACGCGGATGGCCACGCCATCGACGCTCTGGCTGCCTTTCCCTGGCTATTCGCGGCCTGCGCCCTTGTCGCCGTGGCGGGCTCTTATCTGACCCGGCCAACTGATATGGCAACCCTTAAGCTGTTTTATAAAAAGACGCGTCCATGGGGTGTCTGGGGACCGGTCTTGCACGCCTTACGGACTGACGAGCCAAATGCACAGCCGAACAGGGACTTCTGGCGTGATATGTTCAACGCGCTTGTCGGTGTTCTTTGGCAGACCGCCATAACCGCCTCGGCGATTTTTCTGATGATCCGTGAGATGGAAAAATTCTGGCTGGCGCTTGGTCTGGTGGCACTATGCTCGGTCATCATGAAATTCACCTGGTGGGACAGGATGCGTGATGAGCCAGAGCCAATCTAA
- a CDS encoding AGE family epimerase/isomerase has protein sequence MVDDVHGGFLGEVDAGGRPVLGAPKSAILNTRLLWFFSAMATWLHSDEALLLAHRAANYIRSHFLDPDHGGVYWLLDHRGQVIDAKKQAYAQGFAIYAFAEYYRATGDMAWLKIAHQLQRDIEERFWDHEHGGYIEAMSAYWQGVGDQRLSEQDADCPKTMNTHLHILEAYTNLHRAAPDEITHAALSRALNIFIERFIDTDAHRLKLFFDMDWTDRTQATSYGHDIEASWLVWEAVVALRDRELAARVRGLCLNLARAALVDGRNSDGGLGYEKTFDGHLDAAGEWWGQAEGLVGFVNAWQLSGDDDYLAASEALWSHIQEQFIGDGGNEWTWYAANAGRAQRYRAGMWKCPYHNGRAMMELDHRLEDH, from the coding sequence ATGGTCGATGACGTGCACGGCGGATTTCTAGGTGAGGTCGACGCTGGAGGGCGGCCTGTGTTGGGCGCTCCCAAGAGCGCCATTCTGAACACCCGCTTGTTATGGTTCTTTTCAGCCATGGCCACATGGCTGCATTCTGATGAAGCCTTGTTACTTGCCCACCGCGCGGCCAACTATATCCGGAGCCACTTCCTCGATCCGGATCACGGCGGCGTTTACTGGCTGCTCGACCATCGCGGTCAGGTCATTGACGCCAAGAAGCAGGCCTACGCGCAAGGCTTCGCCATCTACGCCTTCGCCGAATATTATCGCGCCACAGGGGACATGGCCTGGCTGAAGATTGCGCATCAGTTGCAACGCGACATTGAAGAGCGTTTTTGGGACCATGAGCACGGTGGCTATATCGAGGCCATGAGTGCCTATTGGCAGGGCGTTGGCGACCAGCGGTTATCGGAGCAGGATGCCGATTGTCCCAAAACCATGAACACGCATCTGCATATTCTCGAAGCCTATACTAACCTGCACCGCGCTGCGCCCGATGAAATTACCCATGCCGCCTTGTCACGCGCGCTCAATATTTTCATTGAACGTTTCATCGATACGGACGCGCACAGGCTAAAGTTATTTTTCGACATGGATTGGACGGATCGGACGCAAGCCACGTCCTATGGGCATGATATCGAAGCCAGTTGGTTGGTTTGGGAAGCCGTAGTGGCTTTGCGTGACCGGGAATTGGCCGCGCGCGTGCGCGGCCTCTGCCTCAACCTGGCGCGTGCCGCGCTGGTTGACGGAAGGAATTCCGACGGCGGCTTGGGCTACGAAAAGACGTTCGACGGACATCTGGACGCGGCCGGTGAATGGTGGGGTCAGGCAGAAGGCTTGGTCGGGTTTGTCAATGCTTGGCAGCTAAGCGGTGACGACGACTATCTGGCGGCAAGCGAAGCGCTATGGAGCCATATTCAAGAGCAATTCATAGGCGACGGTGGCAACGAATGGACATGGTATGCCGCCAATGCCGGGCGCGCGCAGCGGTACAGGGCAGGGATGTGGAAATGCCCGTATCATAATGGCCGCGCGATGATGGAACTGGATCACCGGCTCGAAGATCACTGA
- a CDS encoding DUF3526 domain-containing protein: protein MKILVSVALNEARALWRNKTAVISAGLFLALSLIAALNAYDQYQYTQTLRQTYQSAANQAFDAQPDRHPHRMVHYGHFVFRPLNPMAAFDPGIDAYTGHMLYLEGHRQNSANFSDTRQNTSLMRFGQLTPAFSLQVLAPLLLVFLGFGMLAREHESGTLALCLTQGVRGAQLFWGKALCLIGVAGLILLPSLATVSFLAGRAGIGVALTASIISGYVLYLLIWSGGILVVSGLARKSRDALLILMGVWAFVCVFVPRIAPDFIAHSRPLLTQMETDIRIHKELKAMGDSHDPNDPYFNAFKARVLKSYGVTRVEDLPVNYKGLLAVEGEAMTSGLFKAYTQRNFNQQEAQMRMMDAVGWLSPVIAVQRVSMSASGTDLTAYHAFLNQGEAYRFGLVQNLNQLQAQALTYADDTNKAKENRISHSHWQAYPDFNYIPPAESARLNLSLPALGILALWLLVVFALGQMVAARQTRALA from the coding sequence ATGAAAATTCTTGTCTCTGTCGCGCTAAATGAAGCGCGCGCACTCTGGCGCAACAAAACGGCCGTCATCAGTGCAGGTTTGTTTCTGGCCTTGAGCTTGATCGCGGCACTCAATGCTTATGATCAATACCAATATACTCAGACTCTGCGTCAGACCTATCAGTCCGCTGCCAACCAGGCTTTTGATGCACAACCCGATCGTCACCCACACCGTATGGTGCATTACGGGCATTTCGTTTTCAGGCCGCTCAATCCGATGGCGGCCTTCGACCCCGGTATTGATGCCTATACTGGACACATGCTCTATCTGGAGGGGCATCGTCAAAACAGCGCCAACTTTTCTGATACGCGCCAGAACACCTCGCTAATGCGCTTTGGACAGTTGACGCCAGCGTTTAGCCTTCAGGTCCTGGCGCCGCTATTGCTTGTATTTTTAGGCTTTGGGATGCTGGCGCGGGAGCACGAAAGCGGCACGCTTGCGCTTTGTCTCACCCAGGGTGTCAGAGGTGCACAGCTTTTCTGGGGCAAGGCTCTGTGCCTTATCGGTGTGGCCGGACTTATCCTGTTGCCATCGCTGGCGACGGTCAGCTTTCTGGCCGGACGGGCGGGTATAGGCGTGGCGCTCACCGCTTCGATCATTTCGGGATATGTGTTGTACCTCCTGATCTGGTCCGGGGGCATTCTTGTGGTGTCGGGCCTGGCGCGCAAAAGCCGCGACGCGCTTCTGATTCTTATGGGCGTATGGGCATTTGTATGCGTGTTCGTGCCGCGTATCGCGCCTGATTTCATTGCGCACTCGCGCCCGTTGTTGACGCAGATGGAAACCGATATTCGCATTCACAAAGAGCTTAAGGCCATGGGAGACAGCCACGACCCCAATGATCCCTATTTCAATGCGTTCAAAGCCAGAGTGCTGAAATCTTACGGGGTGACACGCGTCGAGGATTTGCCGGTCAATTATAAGGGCCTGTTGGCGGTCGAGGGGGAGGCAATGACCAGCGGTCTGTTCAAGGCCTATACACAGCGCAATTTCAATCAGCAGGAGGCCCAGATGCGGATGATGGATGCCGTTGGCTGGCTATCACCGGTTATTGCCGTTCAGCGCGTATCCATGAGTGCGTCCGGCACGGATCTGACGGCCTATCACGCCTTCCTAAATCAAGGCGAAGCCTACCGCTTCGGGCTGGTGCAAAACCTGAACCAACTTCAGGCGCAAGCCCTGACCTATGCCGACGATACGAATAAAGCCAAAGAAAACAGAATCTCGCACAGCCATTGGCAGGCCTATCCTGATTTTAACTATATTCCGCCGGCAGAGTCCGCCCGGTTAAACCTCAGCCTGCCGGCCTTAGGTATTTTGGCCTTGTGGTTACTTGTGGTTTTTGCCCTTGGCCAGATGGTGGCGGCGCGTCAGACGAGGGCTTTGGCATGA